Genomic DNA from bacterium:
CGGACGCTTCAGAAGTTCGCGCTGTGGAAAATAACGCGAGCGAGCGTATGAAAACTGAAATTCAAGCGGCTCAAAAAAACGGTGATTCAGTCGGAGGGATTTTTGAAGTGTTTGTCGATGGCCTTCCGGCGGGACTTGGAAGCTACGTTCACTGGGATCGTAAACTGGATGCAATTATTGCTCAATATATGTGTTCGATTCAGGCTGTCAAAGGCGTTGAGATCGGCGATGCATTTGCTAATGCGCAGCAACGCGGCTCGGAAGTTCATGATGAGATTTTCTACAATGCACAAAAAGGATATTACCGTAAAACGAATCATGCGGGAGGATTGGAAGGCGGCGTCACGACCGGAGAAAGATTAGTCATCAGGGCTTCCATGAAGCCTATTCCTACGTTGGCACGCCCACTTCAATCGGTCGATTTAATGACAAAAGAACCGGTAAGCGCCCACAAGGAGCGTACGGATTCCTGCGCCGTGCCAGCATGCAGTATTGTCGCGGAAGCCATGACGGCTCTCGCTTTGATCAATCCATTTTTGGAGAAATTTGGCGGCGATAGTATAGATGAGATAAGAAAAAGAATTTGAAAAATCTTCTCCATTAAACAAAAATGTCCCAAAAGCGTTTTAGCTTATGGGACATTTTTCAGTGAAATGCTGGAAAGACAAAAGTAAGAGAATAACTGCATCTATTCCACGTTGGTATGAAACGTTGATTCCTTTTGCCCTTCTGCAGCATCACCAAGACATATCATAAAATTATTCGCATTAAAATTGTCTGAATGAAACGTCACTGTGTCTTTATCTTCAATATCGATGATTGTCAAATTTGCATTTGACTGTATAAATTCAAAATCCCGAGTCTCTTCATTTCCAAAAGTGACGTGAAATTTATTTGCATCAATGGTATAGTTTATTTCTGAGTAAGAATAGCACTCAGAGTCATCTTCTTTAAAGTAATCTCTAATTGTGTTGGAAGTAAAATGAAGATATTCTTGCGAATCGTTTCCTGAAAATTTCCATTTCGTATTCTCAAGTACGTTTTTGTCATCTGTTCCGCACGAATTGAGACAGC
This window encodes:
- the aroC gene encoding chorismate synthase — encoded protein: MVRFLTAGESHGRGLLGIIEGIPAGLDITSEYIDRQLFRRQQGYGRGGRMKIESDKVEIMSGVRLGKTIGAPIGLLVWNKDWENWKDIMTVEEIDAPIKKITLPRPGHADLAGAIKYGFDDIRPVIERSSARETAMRVALGSVARKFLETFGIRIGSHVLQIGKAKLDDNIRTTLPSISAEEISEKADASEVRAVENNASERMKTEIQAAQKNGDSVGGIFEVFVDGLPAGLGSYVHWDRKLDAIIAQYMCSIQAVKGVEIGDAFANAQQRGSEVHDEIFYNAQKGYYRKTNHAGGLEGGVTTGERLVIRASMKPIPTLARPLQSVDLMTKEPVSAHKERTDSCAVPACSIVAEAMTALALINPFLEKFGGDSIDEIRKRI